Proteins encoded together in one Schistocerca americana isolate TAMUIC-IGC-003095 chromosome 8, iqSchAmer2.1, whole genome shotgun sequence window:
- the LOC124545560 gene encoding activating signal cointegrator 1 complex subunit 2 homolog, whose amino-acid sequence MIQEKLEQLRRDRDARAKELARRREQDGPTTSANSSSDDCRTKSHNPTEQHNAMDYQDESSDSDAPFQEVRRRRKGTKRRKAEENTPMQTEQRAVPTTNYYAPLQQQDPAMEDQHQPQPNDTNTQDATAPPPPKPRIPPKAIHAYQLRPPPSKEPQQPPQPSFAATPKDFPSLRTPWTAASSLFQTPTQQQPTRPKNTARQRLHDLRQQQQQQRSTDNALGLSDIIAALSNMGSIINLLKTKNVFAILADTARKFNDAPDLLSKLLTLLEGIMAFFTD is encoded by the exons ATGATTCAAGAGAAACTGGAACAACTCCGCCGCGACCGCGACGCACGAGCAAAGGAACTCGCAAGACGGCGGGAGCAGGACGGCCCAACCACCAGTGCCAACTCATCTTCTGACGACTGCCGAACGAAGAGTCACAATCCGACGGAACAACACAATGCCATGGACTATCAGGACGAATCCAGCGACTCTGATGCACCATTCCAGGAAGTCagacgccgccggaaaggcacCAAACGCAGGAAAGCCGAAGAAAATACCCCCATGCAGACGGAACAACGAGCTgtacccaccaccaactactacgCACCACTACAGCAACAGGACCCAGCAATGGAAGACCAACACCAGCCTCAGCCTAACGACACAAATACTCAGGACGCCACAGCTCCGCCGCCGCCGAAACCGAGAATACCACCT AAGGCGATACACGCCTACCAACTGCGCCCTCCACCATCCAAGGAGCCCCAACAACCACCACAGCCGTCGTTTGCGGCGACTCCGAAGGACTTCCCATCTCTCCGAACACCCTGGACGGCTGCATCGTCGTTATTTCAAACACCAACCCAGCAACAACCAACTCGACCGAAAAACACGGCGCGCCAACGACTGCACGATCTtcgccagcaacaacagcagcaacgatcCACGGACAACGCCCTCGGACTGTCCGATATCATCGCCGCGCTATCTAACATGGGCTCCATCATCAACTTACTAAAAACGAAGAACGTCTTTGCCATCTTAGCAGATACAGCTCGCAAATTCAACGACGCACCGGATCTGCTATCCAAACTACTCACTCTACTGGAAGGAATCATGGCCTTTTTCACCGACTAA